The window ACAGTCTCTTGGCGAGTAGTGGAGGCGTGAATGTATGGGGCAGCGCGGCAAGGGCAATACGGAAGAGCACCGGGGCAACTACAGTGAAACCCGGATTACGGCTGGGAAGAAGCTGACCGTCAAATCCGGCAAGGACTTCAACATGACAGGGGGACAAGCTAAGGGAGAAACCGTTAAGGTTGAGGTAGGTGTGGATTTAAATCTAAAGAGCCAGCAGGACCGGGAGACTTATACGGAGAAGAATGAGTCAACTAGTGGCAATATGGGTATTGGGGCGGACGGGGAATGCAGGACACACTTCGACCGAT of the Acetonema longum DSM 6540 genome contains:
- a CDS encoding hemagglutinin repeat-containing protein; the protein is MGQRGKGNTEEHRGNYSETRITAGKKLTVKSGKDFNMTGGQAKGETVKVEVGVDLNLKSQQDRETYTEKNESTSGNMGIGADGECRTHFDRSPSIWQLTARKGDPTPEMPSATNIEVKGSK